One window of Populus nigra chromosome 5, ddPopNigr1.1, whole genome shotgun sequence genomic DNA carries:
- the LOC133694581 gene encoding CBS domain-containing protein CBSX3, mitochondrial: MEGLVRGIRSCQETLRVAILKHPRDRRNIFSRFGRVTSSLPVREKGLENLTVADVLMTKGEDKIGSWLWCRTTDSVYDAVENMAKNNIGSLVVLKPGEQELIAGIITERDYMRKIIAQGRSSKYTRVGEIMTDENKLVTVTSDTSILQAMQLMTDHHIRHAPVIDGKIVGMVSIVDVVRAVVEQQGGELKRLNEFIKGEYY; the protein is encoded by the exons ATGGAAGGACTTGTCCGAGGAATAAGATCTTGCCAGGAAACCCTCAGAGTTGCAATTCTAAAGCATCCCCGTGATAGAAGAAACATATTTTCACGTTTTGGACGCGTTACATCCTCTCTTCCAGTGCGAGAGAAAGGACTAGAGAATCTAACAGTGGCAGATGTACTGATGACAAAGGGAGAAGACAAAATTGGCTCCTGGCTGTGGTGCCGCACCACCGATTCTGTCTATGATGCTGTGGAGAAT ATGGCAAAGAATAATATTGGGTCATTGGTAGTCCTAAAGCCAGGAGAACAAGAACTTATTGCAGGAATTATCACAGAGAGAG ACTATATGAGGAAGATAATAGCACAAGGGAGATCATCTAAATACACAAGAGTCGGGGAAATTATGACTGATGAG AACAAATTAGTAACAGTGACATCTGACACCAGCATTCTACAAGCAATGCAGCTGATGACAG ACCATCATATTCGGCATGCTCCGGTCATAGATGGAAAGATAGTTGGGATGGTTTCCATTGTAGATGTGGTTCGAGCTGTGGTAGAGCAGCAAGGTGGAGAATTGAAGCGGCTGAATGAGTTCATTAAAGGAGAATACTATTAG
- the LOC133694578 gene encoding pentatricopeptide repeat-containing protein At1g12620-like, giving the protein MNLKRLVNRQVVNNLSRFNGRVRTRRDFSTITASIHSSNSSCDGVVPYNCSNSTPILSFNRYMHTIGETKLIGSSFNPKHNANDSEEDETMNEFLSRFVWIMRGKLTEVYKDCDKETINGMLLVIVGEVVSEMEKGGLEQMLDVSVATLSQGFSRDLWKTVWEVSNAVLADMERERKKEKMKGFLQCEEVQELCRFAAEIGIRGDMMRDFRFKWAREKMEESDFYEGLKRLREEVRAQEKAEEEGKNAVAMGEEAEIMDGEKPKVVTLPRRHGKINYKIYGLDLSNPKWAKVADRIHESEKLDWPEEPKPISGKCKIVTEKILALKEEDDPSPLLAQWAELQKPSRIDWFTLLDKLKEQNTRLYPKVEEVLLSEKSFQANIRDYSKIIDAHAKQNRIEDAERIVEKMNENGIQPDALTTNILVHMYSKAGNLDRAREALESLRRLGFRPDREIYNSMIMAYVNAGQPKLAELLMREMEARDIKPTMEIYMTLLRSFSQHGDVGGAGRIATTMQFAGFQPNLESCTLLVETFGQVGDPDQARNNFDYLMRLGHKPDDRCTAGMIAAYEKKNMLDKALKLLLELEKDGFEPGLATDTVLVDWLGKLQLVDEVEQLLGRIAEQGEAPPLKIQVSLCDMYARAGVERKALQALGVVEAKKEQLGLHDFERVVGGLIAGGFVQEAQRVHGLMEAQGLASEHLKVALTASQAFSRKRPSK; this is encoded by the exons atgaaTTTGAAGCGCTTAGTTAATAGGCAAGTGGTTAACAACTTATCGAGATTCAATGGAAGAGTGCGGACTCGAAGAGATTTCTCTACCATTACAGCCTCAATCCATTCCTCAAACAGCAGCTGTGATGGAGTGGTTCCTTATAATTGTAGTAACTCGACACCCATTTTGTCCTTTAATAGATACATGCACACTATTGGAGAAACAAAGTTGATTGGGTCGAGTTTTAATCCGAAACACAATGCTAATGATTCCGAGGAGGATGAAACCATGAATGAGTTCTTGTCGCGATTTGTGTGGATAATGCGTGGGAAGCTAACTGAAGTGTATAAGGATTGTGATAAAGAGACGATTAATGGTATGCTTTTGGTTATTGTTGGAGAAGTTGTTTCGGAAATGGAAAAGGGTGGTCTTGAACAAATGCTTGATGTTTCGGTTGCTACGTTGTCACAGGGTTTCAGTAGGGATTTGTGGAAGACAGTGTGGGAAGTGAGCAATGCAGTGTTGGCAGATATGGAAAGGgaaaggaagaaggagaaaatgAAGGGTTTTTTGCAGTGTGAGGAGGTGCAGGAATTGTGTAGGTTTGCTGCTGAGATTGGAATCAGAGGGGACATGATGAGGGACTTTAGGTTCAAATGGGCGCGTGAGAAGATGGAAGAGAGTGACTTTTATGAGGGTTTGAAGCGTCTCAGAGAAGAAGTGAGAGCCCAGGAGAAAGCAGAAGAAGAGGGAAAGAATGCTGTGGCCATGGGTGAAGAGGCTGAGATCATGGATGGGGAGAAACCTAAGGTCGTTACTCTTCCTAGGAGACATGGGAAGATAAATTACAAGATTTATGGACTTGATCTTTCCAATCCTAAGTGGGCTAAAGTTGCTGATAGAATCCATGAGTCAGAAAAGCTTGATTGGCCCGAGGAACCGAAGCCAATATCTGGGAAATGCAAAATTGTTACTGAGAAAATCCTTGCATTGAAAGAGGAGGATGACCCTTCTCCACTGTTAGCTCAATGGGCAGAGCTTCAAAAGCCTAGCAGGATTGATTGGTTCACTTTGTTGGATAAGTTGAAAGAACAGAATACTCGTTTATACCCTAAG GTAGAGGAAGTTTTGTTGAGCGAAAAATCCTTCCAAGCTAACATTCGCGACTACAGCAAGATTATTGATGCCCATGCTAAACAGAACCGCATAGAAGATGCTGAAAGAATTGTTGAGAAGATGAATGAAAATGGTATTCAACCAGATGCTTTGACCACTAATATTTTGGTACACATGTACAGCAAGGCAGGAAATCTTGACCGTGCTAGAGAAGCATTAGAAAGCTTGAGGAGACTTGGTTTCCGGCCAGACAGAGAGATCTACAATTCGATGATCATGGCATATGTAAATGCTGGTCAACCTAAGTTGGCTGAATTATTGATGAGAGAGATGGAGGCAAGAGACATCAAGCCTACAATGGAGATCTACATGACTTTGCTTCGGTCATTTTCACAACATGGAGATGTTGGTGGAGCTGGACGAATTGCAACCACAATGCAGTTTGCAGGATTCCAGCCGAATTTGGAGTCTTGTACATTGCTTGTTGAGACATTTGGGCAAGTTGGTGATCCTGATCAGGCAAGGAACAACTTTGACTATTTGATGAGGCTTGGACACAAGCCTGATGACAGGTGCACTGCAGGCATGATTGCAGCTTATGAGAAAAAGAATATGTTGGATAAGGCTCTCAAACTTTTGTTAGAGCTCGAGAAGGATGGTTTTGAGCCTGGACTTGCTACTGACACTGTCCTTGTCGATTGGTTGGGGAAATTGCAGCTGGTTGATGAGGTTGAGCAGCTATTGGGCAGGATTGCTGAGCAGGGCGAGGCTCCTCCTCTCAAGATTCAAGTTAGCCTTTGTGATATGTATGCAAGGGCTGGGGTCGAGAGGAAGGCTCTTCAGGCTTTGGGGGTTGTGGAAGCCAAGAAGGAGCAATTGGGGTTGCATGATTTTGAAAGGGTTGTAGGCGGGCTTATCGCTGGTGGGTTTGTGCAGGAGGCTCAAAGGGTACATGGGTTGATGGAGGCCCAGGGCCTTGCTTCAGAACATCTAAAGGTTGCGCTAACGGCATCTCAAGCTTTTTCCCGCAAGAGACCATCGAAATAG